From the Roseiconus lacunae genome, one window contains:
- a CDS encoding response regulator yields the protein MTPKTILFADDDPDLLRILVAKCKAISPNIEVVYARNAMAALTTTNVLRPDMVCMDVNMPRGNGMAVCEMIATHADLQSIPLIVLTGQQDEAIKERCRKISAHYIAKSGSIWPQIESIIRDNLDLTSGEPVAESEDAPIVEEEEFSVEDFLDALELKADADADFGDQTQPTLDQQPSVLIIDDDPAWGDVLRRRLEGKGIQVRHALEGLQGFREAVQSDVQAIILDYEMHDVHGDYVLGRLKDNPLTKEIPVIVVTGHVNNALKRKVLNIGAAGFLNKPCTWDQLWGELQRRTLVCA from the coding sequence ATGACTCCCAAGACAATCTTATTCGCCGACGATGATCCGGATCTTCTTCGAATCCTCGTCGCGAAGTGCAAGGCGATTAGCCCGAACATCGAGGTCGTTTACGCACGAAACGCGATGGCCGCACTCACCACGACCAATGTCCTACGACCAGACATGGTCTGCATGGATGTCAACATGCCGCGAGGTAACGGCATGGCTGTCTGCGAAATGATTGCGACACACGCGGACCTACAATCGATCCCCTTGATCGTCTTGACCGGCCAGCAAGACGAAGCGATCAAGGAACGTTGCCGAAAGATCTCCGCACACTACATTGCGAAGTCTGGATCGATATGGCCACAAATTGAATCGATCATTCGTGACAATCTCGATCTCACATCGGGCGAACCAGTTGCGGAATCTGAAGACGCGCCGATCGTCGAAGAGGAAGAATTTTCGGTGGAAGACTTTCTGGATGCTCTAGAGCTCAAAGCAGACGCCGACGCCGACTTTGGCGATCAGACACAGCCCACACTCGATCAGCAACCATCGGTGCTGATCATCGATGACGACCCGGCTTGGGGCGACGTGCTAAGACGGCGTCTCGAAGGAAAAGGCATACAGGTCCGACATGCCCTCGAAGGCCTTCAAGGTTTTCGCGAAGCCGTCCAATCCGACGTCCAGGCGATCATCCTGGATTACGAAATGCATGACGTGCATGGTGACTACGTTCTGGGACGTCTGAAAGACAATCCTTTGACCAAGGAAATTCCCGTGATTGTCGTCACGGGACACGTCAACAACGCACTCAAGCGAAAAGTGCTTAACATCGGTGCGGCCGGCTTTCTAAATAAGCCTTGTACTTGGGATCAACTTTGGGGTGAATTGCAGCGCCGCACGTTGGTCTGTGCCTAG
- a CDS encoding response regulator, with protein MPDQLILIVDDEAQITSSVQLRLKSKGYATMTAENGAEGVRMAKQHHPNAILMDVRMPQMDGMQALRVLKDDAETADIPVIMLSASVADKRTTIDAGARFFVPKPFQFSRLHDAVKAIV; from the coding sequence ATGCCTGATCAATTGATCCTGATTGTAGATGACGAAGCGCAAATAACGAGCAGCGTGCAACTACGCCTGAAATCGAAAGGCTATGCGACCATGACTGCTGAAAATGGCGCCGAAGGGGTACGTATGGCGAAACAACATCATCCGAATGCCATTTTGATGGATGTCCGTATGCCTCAAATGGATGGCATGCAAGCACTACGTGTCCTGAAAGATGACGCCGAAACGGCAGATATCCCAGTCATCATGCTCTCCGCAAGCGTTGCCGACAAGCGAACAACGATCGATGCCGGAGCAAGGTTTTTTGTCCCCAAGCCGTTTCAGTTTTCACGACTGCATGACGCAGTCAAAGCGATCGTTTGA
- a CDS encoding hybrid sensor histidine kinase/response regulator, giving the protein MKILLIEDNPGDIELIGRALKQSSCVCDFHTENWLGAALDRPDLESFDIILTDLTLPDACDLASVEKLVETLPTTPVVVLTSLTDDELAVEAIRRGAQDYIVKDHANEYTLNRSIRHSVERQAMWSENERLLADLEESKELLEKKNAKLQELCEAAQQSIDNISHEFRTPLTVIIEYASIIGEGIVGDVNDEQRRFLDVIADRGNDLNNMVNDMLDVSRLESGVMGISRDEHSAEEIIDHVESSLMRKALVRGVELSTSIQPDLPMIYCDAEKIGRVIINLSINALKFASEKGHVSIDVRQTNESEVEFAITDDGPGIPPEKLEEIFERFSQLCNTPTYHSTKGFGLGLNIAQTLVNLNFGTMAVDSVVNEGSTFRFTVPIFDPVRLVRRYLEWLKVQPDGCDTVNEIVVTCDSTDESDEIDSFLRYLVRPFDFVFRAERNRWMLLVNTPRFEVETVRKRILNEHEFLSRNRPLGPLSDVQITVGRTWTIGDAVRDLAETVNCRTEEICYA; this is encoded by the coding sequence ATGAAAATACTGTTGATTGAAGACAATCCGGGTGACATAGAACTGATCGGTCGCGCACTTAAACAGTCGAGTTGCGTGTGTGATTTTCACACCGAAAATTGGCTCGGCGCCGCTCTCGATCGCCCTGACCTGGAATCGTTTGACATCATCTTGACGGACCTGACGCTGCCCGACGCGTGCGACCTCGCAAGCGTCGAGAAGCTGGTCGAGACACTACCGACAACACCGGTGGTCGTATTGACTTCCCTGACCGACGATGAATTGGCGGTCGAAGCGATTCGCCGCGGGGCGCAGGACTACATTGTCAAAGACCACGCCAACGAATACACACTCAACCGCAGTATTCGGCATTCGGTCGAACGACAGGCCATGTGGTCTGAGAACGAACGCTTGCTGGCGGACTTAGAAGAGAGCAAGGAGCTGCTGGAGAAGAAGAATGCCAAGCTGCAAGAACTCTGCGAGGCGGCACAGCAGTCGATCGACAATATCTCGCACGAATTCCGAACCCCGTTAACTGTCATCATCGAGTACGCTTCCATCATCGGTGAAGGAATCGTGGGGGACGTCAACGACGAACAACGGCGTTTCCTGGATGTCATCGCTGATCGTGGAAACGATTTGAACAACATGGTCAACGACATGTTGGACGTCAGTCGACTTGAGTCTGGTGTGATGGGGATTTCACGCGACGAGCACTCGGCGGAAGAAATCATCGATCATGTCGAGTCATCCTTGATGCGAAAAGCTCTGGTCCGTGGCGTTGAGTTATCGACGTCGATTCAACCTGATCTGCCAATGATCTATTGCGACGCCGAAAAAATCGGTCGCGTGATTATCAACCTCTCGATCAATGCCCTGAAATTCGCAAGCGAAAAAGGACACGTGTCGATCGATGTTCGGCAAACCAATGAATCCGAAGTTGAATTCGCAATCACAGATGACGGTCCCGGTATTCCGCCGGAGAAGTTAGAGGAGATCTTCGAGCGTTTCTCCCAACTTTGTAACACCCCCACCTACCACAGCACGAAAGGCTTCGGCCTGGGCCTGAACATTGCCCAGACACTGGTGAACCTAAACTTCGGCACCATGGCCGTGGACAGCGTGGTTAACGAAGGCAGCACGTTTCGCTTTACCGTCCCCATTTTCGATCCCGTTCGACTGGTTCGACGCTATTTGGAATGGTTAAAGGTTCAGCCTGACGGATGTGACACCGTTAACGAGATCGTCGTCACATGCGATTCCACCGACGAATCCGACGAAATCGATTCGTTCCTGAGGTATCTCGTCCGCCCGTTTGACTTTGTCTTTCGTGCCGAACGAAACCGATGGATGCTGCTGGTCAACACACCTCGCTTCGAGGTTGAGACCGTTAGAAAACGCATTTTAAACGAACACGAATTTCTAAGCCGGAATCGACCGCTGGGCCCACTCTCTGACGTTCAGATTACCGTCGGTCGCACATGGACGATTGGCGATGCGGTCCGCGATCTTGCCGAAACAGTGAACTGTCGAACGGAGGAAATCTGCTATGCCTGA
- a CDS encoding response regulator yields the protein MTTATATKAKSTYPSTSKSVQPSTKASGNQAPRILCIDDDPDVSRSIQLRLGRYGLDVNPAYFGTQGFWEATTNHPDLIIMDLAMPNGNGEFVLSSIRANTCTEQIPVIVLTGMRDPKLRKQILTAGADEFLTKPVEFCDLLEVISRYIQVPEIPPDERSTFEKRRRRMRRRAQ from the coding sequence ATGACTACTGCAACTGCGACGAAAGCGAAATCGACCTATCCATCGACCTCCAAATCCGTTCAGCCTTCGACGAAGGCGAGCGGTAATCAAGCTCCACGAATCCTTTGTATCGACGACGATCCCGACGTCTCGCGCTCGATTCAACTCAGGCTAGGCAGATACGGACTCGACGTAAACCCAGCATATTTTGGCACGCAAGGGTTCTGGGAAGCGACCACCAACCATCCCGATCTGATCATCATGGATTTGGCGATGCCCAACGGCAACGGTGAATTCGTGCTTTCATCGATTCGGGCGAACACATGTACCGAACAGATTCCCGTCATCGTTTTGACCGGGATGCGAGATCCGAAGCTACGGAAACAAATCCTTACCGCCGGGGCCGATGAATTCTTGACCAAGCCGGTCGAGTTTTGCGATTTGCTGGAAGTCATTTCGCGTTACATCCAAGTCCCGGAAATTCCACCAGACGAACGATCGACGTTTGAGAAACGACGTCGGCGGATGCGCAGGAGGGCACAATGA
- a CDS encoding methyl-accepting chemotaxis protein translates to MRIYTDLPLQYRVITICIAGPFLMVAAIFWVFQKNCHQRALETTIEKARAICLETEAAEEQRKKDWENGIISHDEFIALIKSGRRKDANALLPVVAAQHAAMHKSEESGYTFRVPAENARDPEYSPTQLESEALKTIRSQGLDEYTYVDDANNNVHYFRPIRVSDSCLPCHGSSEDSRLAWGTDNGTDPTGVAVENWKAGDIPAAFEIIQSLDNADAAVMEQLLNVGLVAFFGLTLTAVITWVVLKRTVTSRLYRSAHAIEDATHDLHELSDRLEESAKSTSFDSASMSALVADISSSVSALASASKEMTISIADISENMNQASVVAANAVQESQETTCAIEHLLESNRKIENVIGIINGLAEQTNLLALNATIEAARAGEAGKGFAVVANEVKDLANETSKATQSITQAISEIQSDSSVVTDSVRKIQEIIGRMSESQQSIASAVDEQSATTAEISRSINEVAAVGENLASQVDNIADHAQVNALQIKSSRDSVVGIEEMIHELRDIIDGANQSQQTISQRPQKANQS, encoded by the coding sequence GTGCGCATCTACACGGATCTGCCGCTACAGTACCGCGTCATCACGATCTGCATTGCCGGCCCGTTTCTGATGGTCGCGGCGATATTCTGGGTCTTTCAAAAGAATTGCCACCAGCGCGCACTGGAGACAACGATCGAGAAAGCTCGAGCGATCTGCTTGGAAACCGAAGCCGCAGAGGAACAACGAAAGAAGGACTGGGAAAACGGAATCATTTCCCATGATGAATTCATCGCCCTGATCAAATCCGGGAGACGCAAAGATGCGAACGCGTTGCTTCCGGTCGTCGCGGCCCAACACGCGGCGATGCACAAGTCAGAAGAGAGCGGGTATACCTTTCGCGTTCCGGCCGAAAACGCTCGTGACCCGGAATACAGTCCGACCCAGCTAGAGTCCGAAGCGTTAAAAACGATTCGAAGTCAAGGGCTCGATGAGTACACCTACGTCGACGATGCGAACAACAACGTTCATTACTTTCGACCGATCCGGGTATCCGATAGCTGTTTGCCCTGTCACGGTTCGTCCGAAGATTCACGACTCGCTTGGGGCACCGACAATGGAACCGATCCGACTGGTGTCGCGGTGGAAAACTGGAAGGCGGGCGATATCCCGGCGGCCTTTGAAATTATTCAGTCGCTTGATAACGCTGATGCGGCCGTGATGGAGCAGTTGCTCAATGTTGGGCTGGTCGCCTTTTTCGGGTTGACGTTGACGGCGGTCATTACTTGGGTCGTTCTCAAACGCACCGTTACTTCCCGTTTGTATCGGTCCGCTCATGCGATCGAGGATGCGACGCACGACTTACATGAGCTAAGCGACCGTTTGGAAGAGTCGGCAAAGTCGACTTCGTTTGATTCCGCTTCGATGTCAGCCTTGGTCGCCGATATCTCTTCGAGCGTGAGCGCCCTCGCGTCGGCGTCGAAAGAGATGACCATCAGCATCGCCGATATTTCGGAAAACATGAACCAAGCGTCCGTGGTCGCCGCCAATGCCGTTCAGGAATCACAAGAAACGACCTGCGCTATCGAACACCTACTTGAAAGCAATCGCAAGATTGAGAACGTGATTGGGATCATCAACGGGCTTGCAGAGCAGACGAACCTACTGGCCCTGAACGCAACGATCGAGGCGGCAAGGGCAGGCGAGGCAGGGAAAGGCTTTGCCGTTGTCGCTAACGAAGTCAAAGACCTAGCCAACGAAACGAGCAAAGCGACACAAAGCATTACCCAAGCGATTTCTGAAATCCAGTCCGACAGTAGTGTGGTAACAGATTCAGTCCGAAAGATCCAAGAAATCATCGGCCGCATGTCCGAGTCACAGCAATCGATCGCATCGGCGGTCGACGAACAAAGCGCGACGACGGCAGAGATTAGCCGTAGCATCAACGAGGTCGCGGCGGTCGGCGAAAACCTGGCATCCCAGGTCGACAATATTGCCGACCACGCCCAGGTAAACGCCTTGCAAATTAAAAGCAGCCGAGACTCGGTGGTCGGCATCGAAGAGATGATTCACGAGCTTCGCGACATCATCGATGGGGCCAACCAATCTCAGCAAACGATCAGCCAACGGCCGCAGAAGGCAAACCAATCGTAA
- a CDS encoding Y-family DNA polymerase → MILWKNDPRRGRVVVGCCDDAARLGVRLGIAIAQATELVHQALSRPNKERSTPLPTDRSPIAIEHDPIADRVALEKIADQLQVTVSPMVAIETIEKRPWAGRLLSEPDTLLCDLSGVTHLFDDEPGVLRSVHQMLSTFGVVGKLAIADNLAAAWAHAHHNPEPDFVSSHGVNDLRSLSIDGLRIETETQYTLHRLGIQTIGSVLNLPRPGLARRLGKTLVDRIAEITGEIDVPLQVHHAEQQIAATHELEYPTDDLEIIEDRVTRLVEQIVARLATNQRGALRLVCRLDLIGRSQLTTTIGLFSPTLEKNHLARLVYSSIEASRPKSSVTKLTLMVLQSDRLRSRQNSLFAQTDPSLAESGHSDRNLAQLVDSLTGRLGRDAVLGVRLGNNPLPEKAYRIYALTDHRTRKALSRLPTTQRPQRQGRSFKLPSAMDSRRRPVRLLRQPMPLGTPTRSSADRAGRSPFPVFRFDGDLHRVSHWWGPERIESGWWEGPTIRRDYYRIETDTGHLWWVFREITSGQWFLHGRFS, encoded by the coding sequence GTGATCCTTTGGAAAAACGATCCACGGCGAGGGCGCGTGGTCGTCGGCTGTTGCGATGACGCGGCACGACTGGGGGTTCGTCTCGGGATCGCTATCGCCCAAGCCACCGAATTAGTCCATCAAGCTCTTTCTCGCCCCAACAAAGAACGTTCGACACCCCTTCCGACCGACCGTTCTCCGATTGCGATTGAGCACGATCCGATCGCCGATCGTGTCGCACTTGAAAAGATTGCCGATCAGCTTCAAGTGACGGTGTCCCCCATGGTCGCGATCGAAACCATCGAGAAACGTCCTTGGGCGGGACGCCTGTTGTCAGAACCCGACACGTTGCTGTGTGACTTGTCCGGTGTGACACACTTGTTTGACGACGAACCGGGTGTCTTGCGATCGGTACATCAAATGTTGTCGACGTTCGGCGTCGTCGGCAAGTTAGCGATCGCCGACAACCTTGCCGCAGCTTGGGCCCATGCCCATCACAATCCCGAGCCCGACTTTGTTTCTTCGCACGGAGTCAACGATCTGCGTTCACTCTCGATCGATGGACTGCGGATCGAAACTGAAACGCAATACACGCTGCACCGTCTGGGGATCCAAACGATCGGCTCCGTATTGAATCTTCCGCGTCCAGGCCTCGCGCGTCGACTTGGTAAAACGCTTGTCGACCGAATCGCGGAAATCACCGGCGAGATCGACGTCCCACTTCAAGTTCACCATGCCGAACAACAGATCGCGGCCACACATGAACTTGAGTACCCGACCGATGACTTAGAGATCATCGAGGATCGCGTAACGCGATTGGTCGAGCAAATCGTCGCGAGGTTGGCGACAAACCAACGTGGGGCACTACGATTGGTTTGTCGCCTTGACCTAATCGGTCGCTCGCAACTAACGACAACTATCGGTCTGTTTTCCCCCACGCTTGAAAAAAATCATTTAGCTCGCTTGGTTTACTCCAGCATCGAAGCATCTCGCCCCAAGTCTTCCGTCACAAAGCTGACATTGATGGTGCTACAAAGCGATCGCCTGCGAAGTCGCCAGAACTCACTGTTCGCTCAAACGGATCCTTCCCTCGCCGAAAGTGGCCACTCCGACCGAAACCTCGCGCAGCTTGTCGATTCGTTGACCGGTCGTCTGGGGCGTGATGCGGTCCTTGGTGTTCGACTCGGAAACAACCCGCTACCTGAAAAAGCATATCGAATCTATGCGTTAACCGATCATCGGACTCGCAAGGCGTTGTCACGGCTACCAACCACGCAACGGCCCCAACGCCAGGGACGGTCGTTTAAGCTGCCCAGCGCGATGGATAGCCGACGACGCCCTGTTCGGTTATTGCGGCAACCGATGCCGCTGGGAACGCCGACGCGTTCTTCTGCCGACCGAGCCGGTAGAAGTCCTTTCCCCGTCTTTCGGTTCGACGGCGATCTTCATCGTGTGAGTCACTGGTGGGGCCCCGAGAGAATCGAATCGGGATGGTGGGAAGGGCCCACGATACGGCGAGACTACTATCGAATCGAAACAGACACCGGCCATCTTTGGTGGGTCTTTCGAGAGATCACGTCGGGCCAATGGTTCTTGCACGGCCGATTCAGCTAA
- a CDS encoding ImuA family protein — MAPATARSSKATTEPAALAVGDESTIQQDAIEEDPPRETRPASRQEVLQALRSKVGCVNTARESTLTSFSTGCDAIDAWLPGNGLHPASLTEWIAAHDSAAAESMALVAAAHRITMVPTRPLVIVDCEGSFYPPAAVALGIPAERMILLRPRNSGDAIWSIDQSLRSGAVAAVVARLPMRLDDRDGRRLQLASESGTTPGLLVRNFQARQLPSFAETQFYVAEKRRPVFCAGVGSSKTAPHNRPRMGRVSGSQPSEILSITLDRVRGGVTGKHLHIRFDDHANLHSVPISNPQRHETAAKRLASQLAHPTTAKRVATASPKRAVS; from the coding sequence ATGGCGCCTGCGACGGCCCGTAGCTCAAAGGCCACCACTGAGCCGGCGGCGCTAGCCGTGGGCGACGAGTCGACGATTCAGCAAGACGCGATCGAAGAGGATCCCCCCCGCGAAACACGCCCCGCGTCTCGACAAGAAGTCCTGCAAGCCCTGCGGAGTAAAGTCGGCTGCGTTAATACTGCTCGTGAGAGCACTTTGACCTCGTTTTCTACCGGCTGCGACGCCATCGATGCTTGGTTGCCTGGCAACGGCCTGCACCCCGCCTCATTGACCGAATGGATTGCCGCCCACGACAGTGCCGCAGCCGAATCGATGGCGCTGGTTGCCGCCGCGCATCGCATCACGATGGTTCCAACACGACCACTGGTGATCGTTGACTGCGAAGGCAGTTTTTATCCGCCAGCGGCAGTCGCCCTGGGCATTCCGGCCGAACGGATGATCTTGCTGCGTCCGCGTAATTCCGGCGACGCGATCTGGTCGATCGATCAATCCCTTCGCTCCGGGGCCGTCGCGGCCGTGGTCGCCCGTCTGCCAATGCGTCTGGACGATCGCGACGGGCGACGTTTGCAACTGGCCTCCGAATCCGGAACGACTCCGGGATTATTGGTGCGAAACTTTCAAGCTCGCCAATTGCCTAGCTTTGCCGAGACCCAGTTTTACGTTGCCGAAAAAAGACGCCCAGTTTTTTGCGCCGGCGTTGGCAGTAGCAAGACAGCACCGCATAACCGCCCTCGAATGGGGCGTGTATCAGGCAGCCAGCCCTCGGAAATCCTTTCGATCACCCTCGACCGCGTTCGTGGCGGTGTAACGGGCAAACACCTCCACATCCGCTTCGACGATCACGCCAACCTTCATTCCGTCCCGATCAGCAATCCTCAACGCCATGAAACGGCTGCTAAGCGTCTGGCTTCGCAATTGGCCCATCCAACGACTGCGAAGCGAGTGGCAACGGCAAGTCCCAAACGGGCCGTGTCCTGA
- a CDS encoding lipopolysaccharide assembly protein LapA domain-containing protein: MWARIRWGLIISGILVLVIFSLANTAPVEVRMPLLFDVQVPLAMVLALSALIGFMVGALWTAWMLRRRSAQSSRQTSRSNGKSPGAKTPSDPPVVG; this comes from the coding sequence ATGTGGGCACGAATTCGATGGGGACTGATCATCTCGGGCATCCTTGTGTTGGTGATTTTCTCGCTGGCCAATACCGCTCCGGTGGAGGTGCGGATGCCGTTGTTGTTTGACGTCCAGGTTCCATTAGCGATGGTGCTGGCGTTGTCGGCGCTTATCGGATTTATGGTGGGGGCGTTGTGGACGGCTTGGATGCTGCGACGGCGTTCGGCGCAATCTTCGAGGCAGACCTCCAGGTCGAATGGCAAAAGTCCGGGGGCGAAAACTCCAAGCGACCCTCCAGTGGTGGGGTGA
- a CDS encoding PDZ domain-containing protein, with amino-acid sequence MIRPLLKSPRFASIASSRLLWLGVFSAISTIGVHPLAAQDKSVPQTATPLNASGQGSDSKATSKDVSSGQNDYSDLLPKPRQRSLDDWARQLNSDRFRTRQVAKEHLIQGGPESVAALKKVLAEGDLESTEAVIAILALIAEDEPPWQNQGAIATLESIADAGFGTKTTIAKSVLRSFTESRDRQAREALAHAGVFVGSETVALGSRSRPQNVVRIDESWNGTVQQLAWIRWLQETPFVIIKGKAIKPEVLEEVIRIPEDITLILVEGTLSDESLAVLAKRDRIEAIEVRYVRLNETQLYQFGELQIRQALHLMGTGAKTAQVEKLRSELPGVAVTARSGGFLGVICRSLEEDFCEVNEVIRGSGADQAGILAGDIVTQIDDTKITRFDDLQRQINTHVPGDKIKIQIRRHRELITTTAVLKKLESQ; translated from the coding sequence ATGATTCGACCTCTACTCAAGTCACCAAGGTTCGCCTCCATCGCCAGTTCCCGGCTGTTATGGCTCGGCGTGTTCTCTGCCATCTCGACCATTGGCGTTCACCCGTTGGCCGCACAGGACAAATCTGTCCCACAGACGGCGACTCCGTTGAACGCATCTGGCCAGGGCTCGGATTCCAAGGCCACTTCCAAGGACGTCTCTTCCGGGCAAAACGATTATTCGGACCTACTTCCCAAACCTCGTCAGCGTTCGCTCGACGATTGGGCTCGACAGCTCAACAGCGACCGTTTCAGGACCCGTCAAGTCGCGAAGGAGCATTTGATCCAGGGCGGCCCTGAATCCGTCGCTGCGTTGAAGAAAGTTCTTGCCGAAGGCGACCTGGAGTCGACCGAAGCGGTGATCGCCATTTTGGCTCTCATCGCCGAAGATGAGCCGCCTTGGCAAAATCAAGGCGCGATCGCAACGTTGGAGTCCATCGCAGACGCCGGATTCGGCACCAAGACGACCATCGCTAAAAGTGTTCTGCGATCATTTACAGAAAGCCGCGACCGTCAAGCCCGCGAGGCGCTTGCCCACGCGGGTGTCTTTGTCGGTTCAGAGACGGTCGCATTGGGATCGCGTAGCCGTCCGCAAAATGTGGTTCGAATCGATGAGTCTTGGAACGGGACGGTTCAACAATTGGCCTGGATCCGCTGGTTGCAGGAAACTCCATTCGTGATCATCAAAGGCAAAGCGATCAAACCTGAGGTGCTCGAAGAAGTCATCCGAATTCCCGAAGACATCACGTTGATCCTGGTCGAAGGAACGTTGAGCGACGAATCGCTAGCCGTACTCGCCAAACGCGATCGGATCGAAGCGATTGAGGTCCGCTATGTGCGATTGAACGAAACGCAACTCTATCAGTTCGGAGAGTTGCAAATTCGGCAAGCACTTCACCTGATGGGGACCGGCGCAAAAACCGCACAGGTTGAGAAGCTACGCAGTGAGTTACCTGGAGTCGCTGTGACCGCTCGTAGTGGTGGATTCTTGGGAGTGATTTGTCGTAGCCTTGAAGAAGACTTTTGCGAAGTTAACGAGGTGATTCGTGGCAGTGGGGCGGACCAAGCAGGGATCTTGGCTGGCGACATCGTCACCCAAATCGATGACACCAAAATCACGCGTTTTGATGATCTTCAGCGACAGATCAACACGCATGTCCCTGGGGACAAGATCAAAATTCAAATCCGTCGCCACCGCGAACTGATCACCACCACGGCAGTCTTGAAAAAGCTCGAAAGTCAATGA
- the mutY gene encoding A/G-specific adenine glycosylase: MTDAVRRNQKRKPQQTTVQKAQAESQDVPHDLRCQASSWRRDVRRRLFAWFEDHARVLPWRSEPTPYRVWVSEIMLQQTQVATVLPYYERWMRQYPTVVDLANADEADLMRIWEGLGYYRRVRSMHAAAKRVVQEHEGKFPTDFDAVLALPGIGRYTAGAILSIACDQRLPILEGNTQRVFSRWAAMSLTPTETKANKWLWQFSEKLLPQHECGTFNQAAMEIGALVCTPKKPKCDECPIRQLCCTAAAGLQESIPGKITRVKYEDRMEFALVLSRKARGQEGQEYLVRQLPDDARWAGLWDFPRPTEVETKTVDAAARWLEGELGTPVRVGARLKTIRHAVTKFRIQLHVHSASVNSKQTRSKLRDPLWRWVRQDDLANLPMSVTGRKIVHLLAQSEQSFLPLE; encoded by the coding sequence ATGACGGATGCTGTCCGCCGAAATCAAAAACGGAAACCACAACAGACAACGGTCCAAAAGGCTCAGGCGGAAAGCCAAGACGTTCCGCATGACTTGCGTTGTCAGGCGAGCAGTTGGCGTCGCGATGTGCGGCGGCGTTTATTCGCATGGTTCGAAGATCATGCCCGTGTGTTGCCTTGGCGCAGTGAGCCGACGCCGTACCGTGTTTGGGTCAGTGAGATCATGCTGCAGCAAACACAAGTTGCGACGGTGCTGCCGTACTACGAACGTTGGATGCGACAATATCCAACGGTCGTTGATCTAGCCAACGCCGACGAAGCGGACCTGATGCGGATCTGGGAGGGCTTGGGGTACTACCGTCGTGTTCGTTCGATGCACGCGGCGGCGAAACGGGTCGTCCAAGAGCATGAAGGAAAGTTCCCGACGGACTTCGATGCCGTCCTAGCACTTCCTGGCATCGGCCGTTACACCGCCGGGGCGATTCTTTCGATCGCTTGTGATCAACGACTGCCAATACTAGAGGGCAACACCCAGCGAGTGTTCAGTCGTTGGGCCGCGATGAGTCTGACGCCGACCGAAACAAAGGCGAACAAATGGCTGTGGCAGTTTTCGGAAAAGCTACTTCCGCAACATGAGTGTGGGACGTTCAATCAAGCGGCGATGGAAATCGGGGCACTCGTCTGCACTCCCAAAAAACCAAAGTGCGATGAGTGTCCGATCCGACAGTTGTGCTGCACCGCCGCGGCTGGGTTGCAAGAATCGATTCCCGGAAAGATCACGCGAGTCAAGTACGAGGATCGGATGGAGTTTGCGTTGGTCTTGTCACGAAAGGCACGCGGCCAAGAGGGCCAAGAGTACTTGGTGCGACAGTTGCCTGACGACGCCAGATGGGCCGGACTTTGGGATTTTCCTCGTCCGACAGAGGTTGAAACAAAAACTGTGGACGCTGCCGCACGGTGGCTAGAGGGCGAACTCGGCACGCCTGTGCGGGTGGGCGCTCGTCTGAAGACGATTCGGCATGCGGTGACAAAGTTCCGGATTCAATTGCATGTTCACTCCGCCTCGGTGAACTCAAAACAGACGCGAAGCAAACTTCGTGATCCGCTCTGGAGGTGGGTGCGACAAGATGACTTGGCGAATCTTCCGATGAGCGTTACCGGTCGGAAAATCGTCCACTTACTCGCACAATCAGAGCAGTCGTTTTTGCCGTTGGAATAA